In Spirochaeta lutea, a single genomic region encodes these proteins:
- a CDS encoding SPL family radical SAM protein has product MKSPSAPRPKARRVSKALSANLLPDPFTMSRYKLSPYMGCGHACSYCDGRAEKYYVEGDFERDIVYRENLPNLLERELPRVREYGPVAISSGITDAYQPLEAQLRITRSCAKILQYYRLPVTLLTKSALVLEDMPYWREVNQAAGFLLLVTVTTLDQRVADTFESGASPVRDRLRALEGAAAAGCATGALVMPLMPGISDGIRELRNLYRTLADAGVSCIMPGWLTLRPGRQRNHFLSVLNCWESLDPEVVESPCTHLSHEPRENGLRQRYAQLYGRDLQSGNPLYSYRQEMRQVFRELNREGGIAPMIPHRVYRRMLNPADELYMVMMQMEQWYSQSGLPGPRLEGLRTSLGAYRDWLIGEKKALGSPRGGGVYHDMTALVNRAVQDGSLRRVLGNARLFEYLRGVFQGRELFEPWAAGKGDRS; this is encoded by the coding sequence CCGACCCGTTTACCATGAGTCGGTACAAACTCTCGCCCTACATGGGCTGCGGGCATGCCTGCAGCTACTGTGACGGCCGGGCGGAGAAATACTATGTGGAGGGGGATTTTGAGCGGGATATCGTTTATCGGGAGAATCTTCCCAACCTGCTGGAACGGGAGCTGCCTAGGGTGCGGGAATACGGGCCTGTGGCTATCAGCAGCGGCATTACCGATGCCTATCAGCCCCTGGAAGCACAGCTGAGAATTACCCGCTCCTGCGCGAAGATACTGCAGTACTACCGTTTGCCGGTCACGCTGCTGACAAAATCAGCCCTGGTCCTGGAGGATATGCCCTACTGGCGGGAGGTGAATCAGGCAGCGGGGTTCCTTCTTCTGGTTACCGTCACGACCTTGGACCAGCGGGTGGCGGATACCTTTGAATCCGGGGCGAGCCCCGTCCGGGACCGGCTCCGGGCATTGGAGGGGGCGGCTGCGGCGGGCTGCGCAACCGGAGCCTTGGTTATGCCCCTGATGCCGGGGATTAGCGATGGTATCCGGGAACTGCGGAATCTGTACCGAACCTTGGCGGATGCCGGGGTCTCGTGCATCATGCCCGGCTGGCTTACCCTGCGCCCGGGGCGTCAGCGGAACCACTTCCTTTCGGTGTTGAACTGCTGGGAATCCCTTGACCCTGAGGTAGTCGAATCACCTTGTACCCACCTAAGCCATGAACCCCGAGAAAATGGGCTTCGTCAGCGCTATGCCCAGCTGTACGGTCGGGACTTGCAGAGCGGGAATCCCCTGTATTCCTACCGTCAGGAGATGCGACAGGTTTTCCGCGAGCTGAACCGGGAAGGGGGGATTGCCCCGATGATTCCCCACCGGGTCTACCGACGAATGCTGAATCCCGCCGACGAGTTGTACATGGTGATGATGCAGATGGAGCAGTGGTACAGCCAAAGCGGTTTGCCCGGGCCGAGGCTGGAAGGGCTGCGGACCAGTCTGGGGGCGTACAGGGATTGGTTGATCGGCGAAAAGAAGGCTCTGGGCAGCCCCCGGGGGGGCGGGGTATACCATGACATGACGGCTCTGGTGAACCGGGCGGTTCAGGACGGGAGTTTACGGCGGGTTCTTGGGAATGCCAGACTTTTTGAGTATCTCCGGGGGGTGTTTCAGGGCCGTGAGCTTTTTGAGCCCTGGGCGGCCGGAAAGGGAGACCGCTCGTGA